In one Corallococcus sp. EGB genomic region, the following are encoded:
- a CDS encoding DNA translocase FtsK 4TM domain-containing protein — protein sequence MTAAKKGGRAEKAVLSRQEIATRRKALANKRMKAPGAASPAKRALIGVFILAASLLALLAVATFDAHDRVGPGFHNAVGPMGHLIAETLRGALGVCAYLIPVGGIYTAVVLFVGNRDRRRLPQIISLALLTCSVSVLAQLMFAKDKGWAHPPGGALGASLGGLMEGMFSTVGTIILVTAISAAAFIVGTQYTFFKLCSLVWAGLTVLGRRASEAAHVFWEQQKVNYAARQARLAQEKEEEAAFLAELEAEEEELSEAERLAEEAEAAEAEALAEEAVRLAKQTEKEQAANAKKALKEQKEREKLDKKLAREEPSGEDETDDASDEQPSLPPERAERRQPGADPAWAASFLAPQPQLPASAEAAEPPRRARKTPQIVTPPAAPSTPPVPAASLAPPAAEPAAKPVAAEKQPAAAPGNALVPAPPSALARMPLIVEPKAPPKPTAVKRPQDQFEFVGDRKSFSLPPLDVLEADKKERSALDKDAFLVTAEKLRAKLADFGIVGEVVEIRPGPVVTMYEFLPGPGIKVSKIAALQDDLAMAMEAMRVRIVAPIPGKGVVGIEVPNRDRETVFLKEIAEQDTFQKSSSKLSMCVGKDIEGMPYVLDLAKAPHLLIAGTTGSGKSVAVNSMIMSILLKATPEEVRFIMVDPKMLELSVYEGIPHLLLPVVTDPKKAALALRWAVEEMERRYQMLSEAGVRNIAGFNKLVETQASEEKPASAPAAKKKSKPKKMLVVDVEGSTMPAAPASASDGLGVALPREDDEELREAIVSEPAPNLEADGEEDAEFEEDSEESTPVEAASPEKKELKKLPYIVVIIDELADLMMVASREVETYVARLAQMARAAGIHLMVATQRPSTDVVTGIIKANFPTRISFMLRSKPDSMTILGTVGAEALLGMGDMLIMPPTSAHLQRVHGAYVSEHEIKKAVDHLKAQGKPVFDESILKPRDEEGEGGGGEEDELSDELYDQALAAVSEMRSVSISMLQRKMRIGYNRAARMIERMERDGVVGPADGAKPREVLLRGLGDMPGAGAM from the coding sequence ATGACAGCGGCCAAGAAGGGTGGTCGGGCGGAGAAGGCGGTGCTCTCCCGGCAGGAGATCGCGACGCGTCGCAAGGCGCTCGCGAACAAGCGGATGAAGGCGCCGGGCGCGGCCAGCCCCGCCAAACGTGCGCTCATCGGCGTCTTCATCCTGGCCGCCTCGCTGCTGGCCTTGCTGGCGGTCGCCACGTTCGACGCGCATGACCGGGTGGGGCCCGGCTTCCACAACGCGGTGGGCCCCATGGGCCACCTCATCGCGGAGACGCTGCGCGGCGCGCTGGGCGTGTGCGCCTACCTCATCCCCGTGGGTGGCATCTACACCGCGGTGGTGCTCTTCGTGGGCAACCGCGACCGGCGCCGGCTGCCGCAGATCATCTCCCTGGCGCTGCTCACCTGCAGCGTGTCCGTGCTCGCGCAGCTCATGTTCGCCAAGGACAAGGGCTGGGCCCACCCGCCCGGCGGCGCGCTGGGCGCGAGCCTGGGCGGCCTGATGGAGGGGATGTTCTCCACCGTCGGCACCATCATCCTCGTCACCGCCATCAGCGCGGCGGCGTTCATCGTCGGCACCCAGTACACGTTCTTCAAGCTGTGCTCGCTGGTGTGGGCCGGCCTCACCGTCCTGGGCCGCCGCGCCTCCGAGGCCGCGCACGTCTTCTGGGAGCAGCAGAAGGTCAACTACGCGGCCCGCCAGGCGCGGCTCGCGCAGGAGAAGGAGGAGGAGGCCGCGTTCCTCGCGGAGTTGGAGGCCGAGGAGGAGGAGCTCTCCGAGGCCGAGCGCCTGGCCGAGGAGGCCGAGGCCGCCGAGGCGGAGGCCCTGGCCGAGGAGGCCGTGCGCCTGGCGAAGCAGACGGAGAAGGAGCAGGCCGCCAACGCGAAGAAGGCGCTCAAGGAGCAGAAGGAGCGCGAGAAGCTGGACAAGAAGCTCGCCCGCGAGGAGCCGTCCGGGGAGGACGAGACCGACGACGCCTCCGACGAGCAGCCCTCGCTGCCGCCCGAGCGCGCCGAGCGCCGTCAGCCGGGCGCCGACCCGGCCTGGGCCGCGTCCTTCCTCGCGCCCCAGCCGCAGCTGCCCGCCAGCGCGGAGGCCGCCGAGCCGCCCCGCCGCGCGCGCAAGACGCCCCAGATCGTCACCCCGCCCGCCGCGCCCTCCACGCCGCCGGTGCCCGCCGCGTCGCTCGCGCCTCCGGCCGCCGAGCCCGCCGCGAAGCCCGTGGCCGCGGAGAAGCAGCCCGCCGCGGCGCCGGGCAACGCGCTCGTCCCCGCGCCGCCCTCCGCGCTGGCGCGCATGCCGCTCATCGTGGAGCCCAAGGCGCCGCCCAAGCCCACCGCCGTGAAGCGGCCGCAGGACCAGTTCGAGTTCGTGGGCGACCGCAAGAGCTTCTCCCTGCCGCCGCTGGACGTGCTGGAGGCGGACAAGAAGGAGCGCTCCGCGCTGGACAAGGACGCGTTCCTCGTCACGGCGGAGAAGCTGCGCGCGAAGCTGGCGGACTTCGGCATCGTGGGCGAGGTGGTCGAAATCCGCCCCGGCCCCGTCGTCACCATGTACGAGTTCCTGCCCGGACCCGGCATCAAGGTCAGCAAGATCGCCGCGCTCCAGGACGACCTGGCCATGGCCATGGAGGCCATGCGCGTGCGCATCGTCGCCCCCATCCCCGGCAAGGGCGTGGTCGGCATCGAAGTGCCGAACCGCGACCGTGAGACGGTGTTCCTCAAGGAGATCGCGGAGCAGGACACGTTCCAGAAGAGCAGCAGCAAGCTGTCCATGTGCGTGGGCAAGGACATCGAGGGCATGCCGTACGTGCTCGACCTGGCCAAGGCCCCCCACCTGCTCATCGCGGGCACCACCGGCTCCGGCAAGTCCGTGGCGGTGAACTCCATGATCATGAGCATCCTCCTCAAGGCCACGCCCGAGGAGGTCCGCTTCATCATGGTGGACCCGAAGATGCTGGAGCTCTCCGTGTACGAGGGCATCCCGCACCTGCTGCTCCCCGTCGTCACCGACCCCAAGAAGGCCGCGCTCGCGCTGCGCTGGGCGGTGGAGGAGATGGAGCGCCGCTACCAGATGCTGTCAGAGGCGGGCGTGCGCAACATCGCCGGCTTCAACAAGCTGGTGGAGACGCAGGCGTCGGAGGAGAAGCCCGCCTCCGCGCCCGCCGCGAAGAAGAAGTCCAAGCCCAAGAAGATGCTCGTCGTGGACGTGGAGGGCAGCACCATGCCGGCGGCCCCCGCATCCGCCAGCGACGGGCTGGGCGTGGCCCTGCCTCGCGAGGACGACGAGGAGCTGCGTGAGGCCATCGTCTCCGAGCCTGCCCCCAACCTGGAGGCCGACGGCGAGGAGGACGCGGAGTTCGAGGAGGACAGCGAGGAGTCCACGCCGGTGGAGGCCGCCTCCCCGGAGAAGAAGGAGCTCAAGAAGCTGCCCTATATCGTCGTCATCATCGACGAGCTCGCGGACCTGATGATGGTCGCCAGCCGCGAGGTGGAGACCTACGTGGCGCGCCTCGCGCAGATGGCGCGCGCGGCCGGCATCCACCTGATGGTCGCGACCCAGCGTCCGTCCACGGACGTCGTCACGGGCATCATCAAGGCCAACTTCCCCACGCGCATCAGCTTCATGCTGCGCTCGAAGCCGGACTCGATGACCATTCTGGGCACGGTGGGCGCGGAGGCCCTGCTGGGCATGGGCGACATGCTGATCATGCCGCCCACGAGCGCCCACCTGCAGCGCGTGCACGGCGCCTACGTCTCCGAGCATGAAATCAAGAAGGCGGTGGACCACCTCAAGGCGCAGGGCAAGCCCGTCTTCGACGAGTCCATCCTCAAGCCGCGCGACGAGGAGGGCGAGGGCGGCGGTGGCGAGGAGGACGAGCTGTCCGACGAGCTCTACGACCAGGCGCTCGCGGCGGTCAGCGAGATGCGCTCCGTCTCCATCTCCATGCTCCAGCGCAAGATGCGCATCGGCTACAACCGCGCGGCGCGCATGATTGAGCGCATGGAGCGCGACGGCGTGGTGGGCCCCGCGGACGGCGCCAAGCCCCGCGAAGTGCTGCTGCGTGGCCTGGGCGACATGCCCGGCGCCGGGGCGATGTAG
- a CDS encoding zf-TFIIB domain-containing protein, which translates to MSNVTPDKPSHNEDDYFAREEIEAKRKLALQQAQQTAVQQREALKQLHYMKCPKCGMDLQTLKQGNVELESCFNCHGIWLDAGELEQVIQQHGHEGSGKVMAAVLNLFKRTPPSP; encoded by the coding sequence ATGTCCAACGTGACCCCCGACAAGCCCTCCCACAACGAAGACGACTACTTCGCGCGCGAGGAGATTGAAGCCAAGCGCAAGCTGGCCCTCCAGCAGGCCCAGCAGACCGCGGTCCAGCAGCGCGAGGCGCTCAAGCAGTTGCACTACATGAAGTGCCCCAAGTGCGGCATGGACCTGCAGACGCTGAAGCAGGGCAACGTGGAGCTGGAGAGCTGCTTCAACTGCCACGGCATCTGGCTGGACGCGGGCGAGCTGGAGCAGGTCATCCAGCAGCACGGCCACGAGGGCAGCGGCAAGGTGATGGCCGCCGTCCTCAACCTGTTCAAGCGCACGCCGCCGTCCCCGTAG
- the gatC gene encoding Asp-tRNA(Asn)/Glu-tRNA(Gln) amidotransferase subunit GatC — protein sequence MALTLEQVRHVATLARLSLTPQEEERYATQLSAVLDAVAELEALDVSQVEPTSHATLASSLLREDVLRPSLPPEAGLANAPAKVGSAFAVPKILE from the coding sequence ATGGCCCTCACGCTCGAGCAGGTCCGGCACGTGGCCACCCTGGCGCGGCTGTCGCTGACGCCGCAGGAGGAGGAGCGCTACGCCACCCAGCTGTCCGCGGTCCTGGACGCGGTGGCGGAGCTGGAAGCGCTCGACGTGAGCCAGGTGGAGCCCACCTCCCACGCGACGCTCGCGTCCTCGCTCTTGCGCGAGGACGTGCTGCGTCCGTCGCTGCCCCCGGAAGCAGGGCTCGCCAACGCGCCGGCGAAGGTGGGCAGTGCCTTCGCGGTCCCGAAGATCCTGGAGTAG
- the gatA gene encoding Asp-tRNA(Asn)/Glu-tRNA(Gln) amidotransferase subunit GatA: MSSLTDLSMLELAAKLASREVSSVEATRASLQRIAQVDPKVRAFLRVDEAGALKAAEASDARRKAGSPLSALDGVPVGLKDIFLTEGVETTCASRLLEGFVPPYDATVVRLLKEAGLPLVGKLNMDEFAMGSSNESSAYFPTHNPWDLTRTPGGSSGGSAAAVAAREVFGALGTDTGGSIRQPAALTNTVGLKPTYGRVSRYGVIAFASSLDQPGPMARTVGDTAALFQLIARHDPLDSTSADVETPDCLTGLEDGVRGLKLGVPREYFAEGMDPEVAGTLRASLEELEKLGATLVDVSLPHTKYALATYYLLASSEASSNLARYDGVRYGQRAKDARGLKELYTQTRGQGFGAEVKRRIMLGTYALSAGYYDAYYLRAQKVRTLIREDFTKVFQQVDAIVSPTSPVPAFKLGSKVDDPLSMYLMDVYTLPCNLAGLPGLSVPCGFTQGGLPMGMQLLGRPFDEARLLRIARAFEREHDFFRRAAPV; the protein is encoded by the coding sequence ATGTCGTCGCTCACCGACCTGTCGATGCTGGAGCTGGCGGCGAAGCTGGCCTCGCGCGAGGTGTCCTCCGTGGAGGCCACGCGCGCGAGCCTCCAGCGCATCGCCCAGGTGGACCCGAAGGTTCGCGCCTTCCTGCGCGTGGACGAAGCCGGAGCGCTGAAGGCCGCCGAGGCCAGCGACGCGCGCCGCAAGGCCGGCAGCCCGCTGAGCGCGCTGGACGGCGTGCCCGTGGGCCTCAAGGACATCTTCCTCACGGAGGGCGTGGAGACCACCTGCGCCTCGCGCCTGCTGGAGGGCTTCGTCCCGCCCTATGACGCCACCGTGGTGCGCCTGCTGAAGGAGGCGGGCCTGCCGCTCGTGGGGAAGCTGAACATGGACGAGTTCGCCATGGGCTCGTCCAACGAATCGAGCGCGTACTTCCCCACCCACAACCCGTGGGACCTGACGCGCACGCCGGGCGGCTCGTCCGGTGGCTCGGCCGCGGCGGTGGCGGCGCGCGAGGTGTTCGGCGCGCTGGGCACCGACACGGGCGGCTCCATCCGTCAGCCCGCGGCGCTCACCAACACGGTGGGGCTCAAGCCCACGTACGGGCGGGTGTCGCGCTACGGCGTCATCGCCTTCGCCTCGTCGTTGGATCAGCCGGGGCCCATGGCGCGCACGGTGGGGGACACCGCGGCGCTCTTCCAGCTCATCGCTCGGCATGATCCGCTGGACTCCACCTCCGCGGACGTGGAGACGCCGGACTGCCTCACGGGGCTGGAGGACGGCGTGCGCGGCCTCAAGCTGGGCGTGCCGCGCGAGTACTTCGCGGAAGGGATGGACCCGGAGGTCGCGGGCACGCTGCGCGCGTCGCTGGAGGAGCTGGAGAAGCTGGGCGCGACGCTGGTGGACGTGTCGCTGCCGCACACGAAGTACGCGCTGGCGACGTACTACCTGCTGGCGTCGTCGGAGGCGTCCAGCAACCTGGCCCGCTACGACGGCGTCCGCTACGGACAGCGGGCGAAGGACGCGCGCGGGCTCAAGGAGCTGTACACGCAGACGCGGGGCCAGGGCTTCGGCGCGGAGGTGAAGCGCCGCATCATGCTGGGCACCTACGCGCTGTCCGCCGGCTACTACGACGCGTACTACCTGCGCGCGCAGAAGGTCCGCACGCTCATCCGCGAGGACTTCACGAAGGTGTTCCAGCAGGTGGACGCCATCGTGTCGCCCACGTCGCCGGTGCCGGCGTTCAAGCTGGGGTCGAAGGTGGACGACCCGCTGTCCATGTACCTGATGGACGTCTACACGCTGCCGTGCAACCTGGCGGGCCTGCCCGGCCTGTCCGTGCCGTGCGGCTTCACGCAAGGCGGGCTGCCCATGGGCATGCAGCTGTTGGGGCGCCCGTTCGACGAGGCCCGCCTGCTTCGCATCGCCCGCGCCTTCGAGCGTGAGCACGACTTCTTCCGCCGCGCCGCCCCCGTCTAG
- the gatB gene encoding Asp-tRNA(Asn)/Glu-tRNA(Gln) amidotransferase subunit GatB produces MPLSDFQTVIGLEVHAQLLTQSKIFCGCSTAFGAEPNHHTCPVCLGMPGVLPVLNQRVVEYAVRTGLALGCTVKPTSVWSRKNYFYPDLPKGYQITQYDQPICEWGELIIDTPSGEKKVRVRRIHLEEDAGKSIHDASASAGQSLVDLNRAGVPLMEIVSEPDLRDADEAVEYLKALRDVLVYLGVNDGNLEEGSFRCDANVSVMPKGSTTFGQRCELKNLNSFRFLKQAIEYEAARQVDVIESGGKVDQETRLWDVNKGVTRSMRSKEDAHDYRYFPEPDLPPLLVSDALRDAQRQLLPELPRARRTRFMSEYGLPAYDARILTAERPLADFFEACAKHVSDAKKLSNWFLGELSRLLKEEGTPLSALSFTPAQLGELLTTVEKGTVSANAAKDVLGEMFRTGRAPADIIAEKGLAQVSDVGAVEAVVDDILAKNAGEVEKYRAGKKSVYGFFVGQVMKAMKGKGNPGLVNELLKKKLGD; encoded by the coding sequence ATGCCCCTGAGCGACTTCCAGACGGTCATCGGACTCGAGGTCCACGCGCAGCTGCTCACGCAGTCCAAGATTTTCTGCGGCTGCTCCACCGCGTTCGGCGCGGAGCCCAACCACCACACCTGCCCGGTGTGCCTGGGCATGCCCGGCGTGCTGCCGGTGCTCAACCAGCGCGTGGTGGAGTACGCGGTGCGCACGGGCCTGGCGCTCGGGTGCACGGTGAAGCCCACCAGCGTGTGGAGCCGGAAGAACTACTTCTATCCGGACCTGCCCAAGGGCTATCAAATCACGCAGTATGATCAGCCCATCTGCGAGTGGGGCGAGCTGATCATCGACACGCCCTCCGGTGAGAAGAAGGTGCGCGTGCGGCGCATCCACCTGGAGGAGGACGCGGGCAAGAGCATCCACGACGCGTCCGCGTCCGCGGGGCAGAGCCTGGTGGACCTGAACCGCGCGGGCGTGCCGCTGATGGAGATCGTCAGCGAGCCGGACCTGCGCGACGCGGACGAGGCGGTGGAGTACCTCAAGGCGCTGCGCGACGTGCTGGTGTACCTGGGCGTCAACGACGGCAACCTGGAGGAGGGCAGCTTCCGCTGCGACGCCAACGTGTCGGTGATGCCCAAGGGCTCCACCACGTTCGGGCAGCGCTGCGAGCTGAAGAACCTCAACTCGTTCCGCTTCCTCAAGCAGGCCATCGAGTACGAGGCCGCGCGCCAGGTGGACGTCATCGAGTCCGGCGGCAAGGTGGACCAGGAGACGCGCCTCTGGGACGTGAACAAGGGCGTCACCCGGTCCATGCGCTCCAAGGAGGACGCGCACGACTACCGCTACTTCCCGGAGCCGGACCTGCCGCCGCTCCTCGTGTCGGACGCGCTGAGGGACGCACAGCGGCAGTTGCTGCCAGAGCTGCCGCGCGCCAGGCGCACGCGCTTCATGAGCGAGTACGGCCTGCCGGCCTACGACGCGCGCATCCTCACCGCCGAGCGCCCGCTGGCGGACTTCTTCGAGGCCTGCGCGAAGCACGTCTCCGACGCGAAGAAGCTCTCCAACTGGTTCCTGGGGGAGCTCAGCCGCCTGCTCAAGGAGGAGGGCACGCCCCTCTCCGCGCTGAGCTTCACCCCGGCGCAGCTGGGCGAGCTGCTGACCACGGTGGAGAAGGGCACGGTGTCCGCGAACGCGGCGAAGGACGTGCTCGGGGAGATGTTCCGCACGGGCCGCGCGCCCGCGGACATCATCGCGGAGAAGGGCCTCGCGCAGGTCAGCGACGTGGGCGCCGTCGAGGCGGTGGTGGACGACATCCTCGCGAAGAACGCGGGCGAGGTGGAGAAGTACAGGGCCGGCAAGAAGAGCGTGTACGGCTTCTTCGTGGGCCAGGTGATGAAGGCCATGAAGGGCAAGGGCAACCCCGGCCTCGTCAACGAGCTGCTCAAGAAGAAGCTGGGCGATTAG
- a CDS encoding carbon-nitrogen hydrolase family protein produces the protein MASSLDLFAIQPRVTLDDYASQATFASHHRALAARVDALRPRDPEGRPLNPALAVWPEMVGAALGLLGHLPRVRRRKTTNGAMARVALAEWLGMFRTWSAFHPPTLEECLYATVAPRVHRAMYETFSGIARDFGLWVVAGSALLPMNRLGPDTPEYEPAGARTFNTSYTFSPDGHCVAVTRKVNLVPTQEDVLHLSPGRPEDLPVLDTPFGKLGTLVCYDGFREPHTSGEPYFVPCAQYLDALGVEVIAQPSANAWSWDAPWAFNAPGETQLRREQWFNEGLFTQLRTLKRVRYAVNPQLTGGFFDNTFEAPSLILERRGPDDVHVLARSAAPRGEDVLHVTVPR, from the coding sequence GTGGCCTCCTCCCTCGACCTGTTCGCCATCCAGCCGCGCGTCACGCTCGACGACTACGCCTCGCAGGCGACGTTCGCCTCGCATCACCGGGCGCTCGCCGCCCGCGTGGACGCGCTGCGGCCTCGCGACCCAGAGGGCCGGCCGTTGAATCCCGCGCTCGCTGTCTGGCCGGAGATGGTGGGCGCGGCGCTGGGGCTGCTGGGGCACCTCCCGCGCGTCCGCCGCCGCAAGACGACGAACGGGGCGATGGCGCGCGTGGCGCTGGCGGAGTGGCTCGGCATGTTCCGCACGTGGAGCGCCTTCCACCCGCCGACGCTGGAGGAATGCCTCTACGCCACGGTGGCGCCCCGCGTGCACCGCGCGATGTACGAGACCTTCTCCGGCATCGCCCGGGACTTCGGGCTGTGGGTGGTGGCCGGCAGCGCGCTGCTGCCCATGAACCGTCTGGGCCCGGACACGCCCGAGTACGAGCCCGCGGGCGCGCGCACCTTCAACACCAGCTACACGTTCTCACCGGACGGGCACTGCGTCGCCGTCACGCGCAAGGTGAACCTGGTGCCCACGCAGGAGGACGTGCTGCACCTGAGCCCGGGCCGCCCGGAGGACCTGCCCGTGCTGGACACGCCGTTCGGGAAGCTGGGGACGCTCGTCTGCTACGACGGCTTCCGCGAACCGCACACGTCCGGCGAACCCTATTTCGTGCCCTGCGCGCAGTACCTGGACGCGCTGGGCGTGGAGGTCATCGCGCAGCCTTCCGCCAACGCGTGGAGCTGGGACGCGCCCTGGGCCTTCAACGCGCCCGGCGAGACGCAGCTGCGCCGCGAGCAGTGGTTCAACGAGGGCCTCTTCACGCAGCTGCGCACCCTGAAGCGCGTGCGCTACGCGGTGAACCCGCAGCTCACCGGCGGCTTCTTCGACAACACCTTCGAGGCCCCCTCGCTCATCCTGGAGCGCCGGGGGCCGGACGACGTGCACGTGCTCGCCCGGTCCGCCGCTCCACGCGGCGAGGACGTGCTCCACGTCACCGTGCCTCGCTAA
- a CDS encoding isopenicillin N synthase family oxygenase — protein MSRSARRIPTVNLSHYRSGTPEERARFVQVFGDALKEFGFVTVEGHGVDDALIRRTYSDVERFFQLPESTKTRYAVPERPGQRGFMAFGQEHAKNRKVGDLKEFWHVGRELPVGHPYREDYGANVWPEEVPTFREHTLTLYRELDGAATVMLQALAEYLGIERNTLSDMTVDGNSVLRLIHYPPLKDRFIPGAVRAAEHEDINFITLLCEGTAGGLELLTRDGEWIPVDTLRGQIVVDSGDMLSRVMNGVIPSTTHRVVNPPSPEQDTVRYSMPFFVHPFSDCILKPLPQTETPDNPARHPPITADAFLKQRLRELGFLK, from the coding sequence ATGTCCCGCTCGGCTCGACGCATCCCCACCGTGAACCTGTCCCACTACCGCTCCGGCACTCCCGAGGAGCGGGCCCGCTTCGTCCAGGTGTTTGGCGACGCGCTCAAGGAGTTCGGCTTCGTGACCGTGGAGGGTCACGGCGTCGACGACGCGCTCATCCGCCGCACCTACTCGGACGTGGAGCGCTTCTTCCAGCTGCCGGAGTCCACCAAGACGCGCTACGCGGTGCCGGAGCGTCCGGGGCAGCGGGGCTTCATGGCGTTTGGCCAGGAGCACGCGAAGAACCGCAAGGTGGGGGACCTGAAGGAGTTCTGGCACGTGGGCCGCGAGCTGCCCGTGGGTCACCCCTACCGCGAGGACTACGGCGCCAACGTCTGGCCGGAGGAGGTGCCCACCTTCCGTGAGCACACGCTGACGCTCTACCGGGAGCTGGACGGCGCGGCGACGGTGATGCTCCAGGCGCTGGCGGAGTACCTGGGCATCGAGCGCAACACGCTCAGCGACATGACGGTGGACGGCAACTCGGTGCTGAGGCTCATCCACTACCCGCCGCTGAAGGACCGCTTCATCCCGGGCGCGGTGCGCGCCGCGGAGCACGAGGACATCAACTTCATCACGCTCCTGTGCGAGGGCACGGCCGGCGGCCTGGAGCTGCTCACGCGCGACGGCGAGTGGATTCCGGTGGACACGCTGCGCGGGCAGATCGTCGTGGACTCGGGCGACATGCTGAGCCGGGTGATGAACGGCGTCATCCCGTCCACCACGCACCGGGTGGTGAACCCGCCCAGCCCCGAGCAGGACACGGTGCGCTACTCCATGCCCTTCTTCGTGCACCCGTTCTCCGACTGCATCCTCAAGCCGCTGCCGCAGACGGAGACGCCGGACAACCCGGCGCGCCACCCGCCCATCACCGCGGACGCGTTCCTCAAGCAGCGCCTGCGCGAGCTGGGCTTCCTCAAGTAG
- a CDS encoding serine/threonine-protein kinase, whose product MAEVARNERTCSACGLGHGEETSCDTLVREAGGGGARTGESPAAVAPSEEVDPLLGTQMGSFRLVRRVGRGGMGSVYLAEHVSIGSRVAVKVLHEHLTRYPELVQRFHAEARAVNLIGHENIVSIFDLNAAAPRPYLIMEFLEGAPLSAWVGTAMSAGAVVPVLAQVCDALHAAHARGIVHRDLKPDNIFLVKRGRGMPFVKVLDFGIAKLVDASMPETVAGIIVGTPEYMAPEQSLSRRLDGRADLYAVGVIAYQLLTGRLPFPDEGLTAQLVAHQTRQPPAPRAICPSVPAALEAVVLRALAKTPDERFPHALALRAALEQALAVRPPLARAAVAAPRPSAGASPGTPVTGPRRTPLLEPPGPSGGRTLPGAVQVVLQPGAQPRTFTGSDLTRGGVFLHATGELPPLFAQVRVVLPLASGALSVTCEVVRHVSPEQAQAWGMRPGFGVQFVAPSAALKARVEQHLAGAPVSPAPASREPPDDAEAERVLALWRDQLAGEGTHYTVLGVPRDVELDSARERARELWSALSALRQRPLSRGQRSRLETMLLRVRDAGDTLGVPQRRARYDARLGNARGVARCLEAGLTAIQADALRREFLAEQPRAVGTARVHFLTGSALERDGQLQRALEAYERGLELDPLEWEYQQRRRVVGRALGARLAHARNERARFPGEGTGP is encoded by the coding sequence ATGGCCGAAGTCGCGAGGAACGAGCGCACGTGCTCAGCGTGCGGGCTTGGACATGGCGAGGAGACGTCGTGCGACACGCTCGTCCGGGAGGCGGGGGGCGGGGGTGCGCGCACCGGGGAGTCGCCGGCCGCCGTGGCCCCTTCGGAGGAGGTGGATCCGCTGTTGGGCACCCAGATGGGCAGCTTCCGGCTGGTGCGCCGGGTAGGCCGGGGCGGAATGGGGTCCGTCTACCTGGCCGAGCACGTGTCCATTGGCAGCCGCGTGGCGGTGAAGGTGCTGCACGAGCACCTGACGCGCTACCCGGAGCTGGTGCAGCGCTTCCATGCCGAGGCCCGGGCGGTCAACCTCATCGGGCACGAGAACATCGTCAGCATCTTCGACCTCAACGCCGCGGCGCCCCGGCCCTACCTCATCATGGAGTTCCTGGAGGGCGCGCCGCTGTCCGCATGGGTGGGCACGGCGATGTCGGCCGGGGCGGTGGTGCCCGTGCTGGCCCAGGTGTGTGACGCGCTGCATGCGGCGCATGCGCGGGGCATCGTCCACCGCGACCTGAAGCCGGACAACATCTTCCTGGTGAAGCGCGGGCGGGGGATGCCGTTCGTGAAGGTGCTCGACTTCGGCATCGCGAAGCTGGTGGACGCGAGCATGCCGGAGACGGTGGCGGGCATCATCGTGGGGACGCCGGAGTACATGGCCCCGGAGCAGTCCCTGAGCCGGCGCCTGGACGGGCGCGCGGACCTGTACGCGGTGGGCGTCATCGCCTACCAGCTGCTCACCGGGCGGCTGCCCTTTCCCGACGAGGGGCTCACCGCCCAGCTCGTGGCGCACCAGACGCGGCAGCCGCCGGCCCCGCGCGCCATCTGTCCCTCGGTGCCGGCCGCGCTGGAGGCGGTGGTGCTGCGGGCCCTGGCGAAGACCCCGGATGAGCGCTTCCCCCACGCGCTCGCCCTGCGCGCCGCGCTGGAGCAGGCCCTCGCCGTGCGGCCCCCCCTGGCGCGGGCGGCCGTGGCCGCACCTCGTCCCTCGGCGGGGGCCTCCCCTGGGACTCCGGTCACGGGGCCCCGGCGCACCCCGTTGTTGGAGCCGCCGGGCCCGTCCGGGGGAAGGACGCTCCCGGGGGCCGTGCAGGTGGTGTTGCAGCCGGGCGCTCAGCCCCGGACCTTCACGGGCTCGGACCTGACGCGCGGGGGCGTGTTCCTTCACGCGACAGGGGAATTGCCTCCGCTGTTCGCCCAGGTCCGCGTGGTGCTGCCCCTGGCCTCGGGGGCGCTGTCCGTCACGTGCGAGGTGGTGCGCCACGTCTCGCCCGAGCAGGCCCAGGCCTGGGGCATGCGCCCGGGCTTCGGCGTGCAGTTCGTCGCGCCGTCCGCCGCGCTGAAGGCCCGCGTGGAGCAGCACCTCGCCGGCGCTCCGGTCTCTCCGGCGCCCGCCTCCCGGGAGCCTCCGGACGACGCGGAGGCCGAGCGCGTCCTGGCGCTGTGGCGCGATCAGCTGGCCGGGGAGGGGACCCACTACACGGTGCTGGGGGTGCCGCGGGACGTGGAGCTGGACTCCGCGCGGGAGCGGGCGCGCGAGCTGTGGAGCGCCCTGTCCGCGCTCAGACAGCGGCCCCTGTCGCGCGGGCAGCGCTCGCGCCTGGAGACCATGCTGCTCCGCGTGAGGGACGCGGGGGACACCCTGGGCGTGCCGCAGCGCCGGGCCCGCTATGATGCCCGGCTGGGCAATGCCCGGGGCGTGGCGCGGTGCCTGGAGGCGGGCCTCACGGCGATCCAGGCGGACGCCCTGCGCCGCGAGTTCCTCGCCGAGCAGCCCCGGGCGGTGGGCACCGCGCGCGTGCACTTCCTCACGGGCAGTGCGCTGGAGCGCGACGGCCAGCTCCAGCGGGCCCTGGAGGCCTACGAGCGCGGCCTGGAGCTGGATCCGCTGGAGTGGGAGTATCAGCAGCGCCGCCGCGTGGTGGGACGGGCGCTGGGGGCGCGCCTGGCCCACGCCCGAAATGAAAGAGCCCGATTCCCTGGGGAGGGAACCGGGCCCTGA